The following are encoded together in the Oreochromis aureus strain Israel breed Guangdong linkage group 18, ZZ_aureus, whole genome shotgun sequence genome:
- the abhd3 gene encoding phospholipase ABHD3, which translates to MISLDFNFNILTRDLSHYLENQVKVGLFGSGVGLSLVLGFSAAYTCYYLISVAKKPQLISGGKKFYHFLREQCPVVSETYYPTFWCWESRIQTLLRPFVTAKPGVIYRNELIKAADGGQISLDWFDNDDSLSHPDPATRPTVLLLPGLTGTSRESYILHMVQQSRDLGYRCVVFNNRGVSGETLLTPRTYCAANTEDLETVIEHIQRTYEAAPLMAAGVSMGGMMLANYLGRKGQETCLKGVVVFSAGWDVFECTASLEKPLDRFLFNSYLTSCLQASVHRHRPVLEKCYDIDHVMKARTIREFDERFTSIMFGYPTNDDYYRDASPVHRLKSVQVPMLCLNAADDVFSPSHAIPVEAVKQNPNLAMLITHHGGHIGFLEGLWPRQSTYMDRVFKQFAKAVIEQGNRLKDLS; encoded by the exons ATGATCTCGCTGGACTTCAATTTCAACATTTTGACTCGGGACCTGTCGCATTATCTGGAGAACCAAGTGAAAGTTGGGCTGTTCGGTTCGGGAGTGGGTCTGTCTCTGGTGTTGGGCTTCAGCGCGGCGTACACCTGCTACTATTTGATCTCAGTAGCGAAG AAgccacagctgatctctggagGTAAGAAGTTCTACCATTTTCTGAGGGAGCAATGTCCAGTAGTGTCAGAGACCTACTACCCCACCTTTTGGTGTTGGGAGAGCCGCATCCAGACTCTGCTGAGACCTTTCGTCACAGCCAAACCGGGGGTCATCTACAGAAA TGAGCTCATTAAAGCAGCAGATGGAGGGCAGATCTCTTTGGATTGGTTCGACAATGATGACAGCCTTTCTCATCCCGACCCTGCCACCAGGCCCACAGTCCTCCTCCTTCCCGGTCTGACCGGCACCAGCCGAGAGTCCTACATCTTACACATGGTCCAACAGAGCCGGGATCTGGGCTATAG ATGCGTGGTTTTCAACAACAGAGGAGTTTCTGGTGAAACACTACTG ACCCCAAGGACCTACTGTGCAGCCAACACAGAGGATCTGGAGACTGTTATTGAACACATCCAGAGGACCTATGAAGCTGCTCCACTAATGGCTGCAGGAGTGTCCATGGGCGG GATGATGCTGGCAAACTACTTGGGGCGCAAGGGCCAGGAAACCTGTCTGAAAGGGGTCGTGGTCTTCTCAGCGGGCTGGGATGTATTTGAGTGCACCGCTTCACTGGAAAAACCCCTGGACCGTTTCCTCTTCAACTCCTACCTCACCAGCTGCCTACAAGCCTCTGTGCACAG GCACAGACCAGTGCTCGAAAAATGTTACGACATTGATCATGTCATGAAG GCAAGGACCATCCGAGAGTTTGATGAGAGGTTCACATCCATAATGTTCGGTTATCCTACCAATGACGACTACTACCGCGATGCCAGTCCTGTCCACAGGCTCAAATCTGTGCAGGTGCCAATGTTATGTCTCAACGCTGCTGACGATGTCTTTTCTCCATCTCACG CCATTCCAGTGGAGGCAGTGAAACAGAACCCTAACCTGGCTATGCTCATTACCCATCACGGCGGCCATATTGGTTTCCTGGAGGGCCTGTGGCCACGTCAGAGCACTTATATGGACCGAGTCTTCAAGCAGTTTGCAAAGGCGGTCATTGAGCAAGGCAACCGACTCAAAGACCTCTCCTGA